The nucleotide sequence TTTTGTTTATGTTGAAGTAGGAGACCGTCCAACGTAagttatattcataaaaaaatatattttctaatttgaagttcTTTGCATTCAAGATTATTCTGTAAAATTTGGGAAATCAATTTGTatacacaaaatttaaattttgagtgactaaatttttttaaattacttataGATGGAAAGATCCAAATTGTCCTTTTCGTAAGAACCCCTCTACGAAATTAATGGTTCTACCCACGTTGATGAAATGGAACACACCTAAAAGATTAAATGGTGACCAATGTGAGAAAGAAGAATTagtaaaaatgttattttctgaagatgatgatgatgattagagggaattcatgaaaaatttaaatcacaTTATTCATCTTAGGCCATAATAAATGAATTCCAATATAGTTTACTAACTGCAATATTTGTTATCTATACAAGTACCAATAATGTATTGAAAAGGGGGAtaacttaatattttatgtatatgtatatgtaaacAACTTTTAAGTGTATTATCAGTTATGTGAATGAACTTATTTTGTaatctttatatataaaaataaatgtttattcaaaCTTTATCAGTTTATATAATCATCAATTAAACTCTTCTTAGGCAGTGCGGAGGGAGCCACTCAGGGTGCAACAAGTCTTAGGGGTGCCATTGGGACATAAAGGAAAAACACCACCAAAATCATGtagtgttgaaaaaaattattgttattaattgtaaaaaacgtaataaaatgagtttttcttcTTCAGGAAGGCATGACAATTTTCGTTTTATGATCAAACCATGTTTACTaaacttaaaattgaaattaaaatagaaatgtttatacacaaatcaatttatttgtagAATATGAAacctttatataaaaattattctttttcgTCCACTTATGTTGTTCAATCAGCAGCAGCAGTGCAAAGGAATTAAATATCCAGTTAATGTTTAGTTTATTCAAAAAGTTAAATCAAGCATCCTGAAATAGAATAGAATGGATTATAAAAACCCTATCACCGTGTTTTAACAGTGACATGTccgtaatttcaaatttttttgtgtgaggaatttgaacttttttttaagtgaaaaaatactcaaattCATTTCTGAGGAGGTGACGAGATCATATCCTGCCCCGGGTGCTACAAGACCTTGGTACGCCACTGGGGCCCTTGAATATAGATCAGTTGTACAATTTATATCAGAGCATCGACGTTATGTATATactaatgtaaaaaaactttgtttggtAACAGCAATAATTAACAAGTCCTTTTCATAATACTTGAATATTATATCTTTCACATCTTCAAAAAATCCATCCTACTCTTGTTGAATCCTGTTTCTGGGTGTGTAGGACaacaattgttattttgttcaaaaacggCATAACGCTGAGAatcaaactttggaaaaatattgaaaaaaaaaccgatttttggGATTGAACCGcaattttctgtttgttttattttgttccagaacaggtgaatgaagtttttagagaaaattttaaaaaatctgcTTTTTGAGTTGGCAACACAATCATCGGATATCGCGATTTTGGCGATTGTtataagttttttctattttgttccaGAACAAGTAAAtgaagtttttagaaaaaaaattaaaaaacctGCGAGTGTTCTGTGCTGTTctatattctaaaatataacgttaaaaaaatattttttttcacaagtttagagaaaaacaatttttaagctGGCACCACACTTTCGAGTTATAGAGATTACCGTCGTTGTTCTGAGTCGTTTAAAATTTGTTCGCTATattgatttggaaaaataatattctttagaaattttaagaaaattgatattatttaagTAATATCCAACTACCACCTCAATTTCAAACAATCATTATTATATGAGTACAGTGCTgcctcaaaaattattttttcgcgGAATTTCTGAAATATAATCAACCTTCTTTACTCTACGTAAAATTCATTCTTTTTGATCATACATAGCCGCAGTATGACAcatctgaataaaaaaattgaaaaataagacGATCAAGAAAATTCTTACTCAACAGTTTGTTTAAGTTATAAAACTGTGTTAAAGGGAATAAAcgttaaatttgtttaatattagaTATCCTGCTTGACAACTTTCTAAAGTCAAAACTGTGTTGATAATAAACTAGAGTTTATATTTGAGATATGttagataatttttaaacaatatctgtataaataaactattcaataaaaatcttatatttttatcgcatcaaatatttaataaatttcaaccTCCATATTAATTATTACCGCCGTCTATGTGCTGATGTTTCAATTAGACGTGTCTATGTACATTGAGTCATAAATTTCTGTCAGAgataaagtttttgttttgattcCCTAGCATACCACAGAAATACGAAGTTCTAGAGTATAtccaatttcaataatatacatttcaaatagataaaatactaatttttaaattaaacatcaataactaattttaataaagatgatttctaaaatatatcttcaatatatttaGTATTTCGGTGTATGTAtaccatagagatattacctgtaatatctctatgatGTATACTTCTTTGGTATGAATTCTGGCAACCTTGCAATATAAATGTTACTGTTGGAATTTATTTTGATGGGAGATCATCGACAACAGGTAATTATCTGCGGCACTGTCATTTAATCACatgatttatttgaaactgGTATCACgacaaaacgttttttttttcggacaTTTAATTGTCAGTGTATGTTGCTAAGGTTTGcacgaaaatattcaaatataaaaatggttCAAACTCATGTAGTACAaggttatgaaaaatttcaagaatttttcaaaaattttgatagcCAAGGACAAAAAATCCACGTCTTATTTTCCAGTCCCAGAAAAGAAGATAACACCAGTTGGTGCACATATTGTGTAAGAGGTAAGTTTGTGAAGAAGACTTCcatgaacatttaaaacaaCTTTAATACTATAAGCAATAATTTGATGCATTTATTAGTAAATAACACATTTTTACAGCTTGGCCAGTTATAGACCAAGAACTAGAAAAAACTGACCCTAATTCTCACTTTGTAAGGGTAGAAGTTGGAGATATGCCAGTGTAAGTACGCTTATATCTTTAAAAGGAGTAGATTACAAATTGTAATagctaaaaatttctaaattggataatatttagaaaattataactgatttatataaaatatttgtttgaatagtatatgtatatctaaatcacttacaaattttgatataaataaatgtatctTTAATCTGTTACTAATACAAGTAAACATTTACTGGGATTGTCATTTAGagattttatttagaaaatgataAGAACATTATCTGGCTTCACTTTCATCATTGgagtataattttcaatgaaattataaaatttgaaattgaaaacatcCGATTTCTGTCAAAGTACATGTTATTAAGTATTTCCTCTTCATTCACTATACTgagtttgaaaataatgatggtattttaatttagaaattgGATAACCCTAGTAGACAGAATTTTGATTTAACACTGTGTATTACTTTTGAAAGAAAGAGATGCAAGTctgtaaatgaaataaaaatgttgtctTCTTCAATTTTAGAGCTTCCATTTCTTTTGTCATAAGAAATATTACACAGTCAATGAATAATAAACTCCATTTTCTGTGCTTTCATAACAGTCATAGTCATGAGTTTTTTTCTATAGACCACAGACTGCTACTATAAACTGTTCATTcatgtttaaaaaagaaaaaaaatatcagacaAAGTCATATAGGAATATCAACATGTTTAATAAGATTTTGGCCTTTTATGGCCTCGTGAAGGGTCACATCAATTTGAAATGCAGGATTTCACTAAAAAGCATATGTACttgtttgtttgtaatattattaAAGCAATAAAACTTGGGGTGACCTGACAAAATGTAACAGTACTAAAACAGTAAAAGACAGATGATAATAAAACTCAATGAAATTCAATTGTGCCATTATAGACATCAAAATAAGTTTGTTAATTTCACTATTCAATTGGGTTTGTATTCAGTATTATATACACATACATTGCtctttaaaaatttgttctacGATCTGCCTTCGCTTTGGAATGTAATTTTTTAGtcacatttatataaaatcataatatCCAGAATggcaaaatttctattttgattttaaacaaataaattgttacatatatttttcgtgatgttttgttttaattttaggtctcttttttatgaaaattgaaacaattcatcaagaaaaatatataaaaaggtaTAAGGAATAAGAagttcaagaaaattatttgataatcaaTTTAATACTGTGTATTGTCTTCTCTGTTTGATATCATATTTTTACCAGTTTGACTGAAACCCTACTTAGACCTCCAAGTGAAGGTAGTAAGATGTTAACCTTATGGCCAATAAATGTTCAATTAGATTAAGATAAGGACTTTCTACCAACAAAGCTAAAGATGCAATTTCCGTTTCTTGGAGATAATTTTATAACACAGTACATTATCATACATCTATAAAAATCTACCTCTCTCTAATTAAGGATCATTTTGGCGAAGTTTTCAGAtctcaaatttttgttatatgtcAAACAGCTCCCTTAATCACTTCATCCATTATAGCTCATTGTTCAAACAACAATTGGATGTAACATTTGTACACTCTTCTAATGCATTATCTTAAAATGATATAAAGCTAGTTTTGATTACCTTGGGGGCAAGCTGAAGACACTGCCTTGTTTGTGAGAATCCGTTCTGGCTCTATGAGGAGTCAGTTCAACTTCATTTGCACTTGACTAATGCctatgaaaaaactactttgtAATGTTTGCAAAAGTCTTAtcactaaaaatttatttgtttaaatttcgtTGGagtaaaaaaatgcttttacaTTGCATATGCATATTGTGATTGATaactttacaaaaatttacaaattcatattttataaatatatatttcaaaattctacggttttgttataatatatcaatatactttaaaaatatgcAACTTTGAGACATATTTTAATGATGAAAGATAAATTGGCATTGTTAAGAGGTAGTGGAAGAAGTGGTTAAATTTCGCACCAATTAGAACATATAATTTTGCCATTATTTCATGACAGCTTCGAActtatattacaaataatattaaagaaTTTCTTTCCAATTGCATAATTTGAGTACCCAATCGCAGTGCTTCAAGTGCATGTTACAAATTGTCGTAGAGAACCATTTAGAAACAGGTGATATGTAatatgttttcttttgtttttagctGGAAAGATCCCACTTGTCCATTCAGACACGATCCCAAAACCAAATTAAGAGTTTTGCCAACGTTAATGAGATGGGAAGGCCCACAGAGATTAGAAGGAGAACAATGTGATAAAGCTGATCTTGTGAACATGCTtttaaatgaagatgatgattaatttttcgtattttacttacagttgatgatatttttttttataaaattgatattaaaaaaactcatgatatttgaaaaaatttatttttaaaaatgtctgtggtccaattaaatttttaaaaatacagtacttataattgattttgatttaatttaatcaaacagCCTCTATAAAAAGTCTAATTGTCTAAGTATCCACATTTATTGCTAATAAATTTCTTCCTAgtaacaaattttcattacatataCCTCTAAAACActgattattataaataaaatttttaaaactactATAATGTTTAGcagtataatttaaaaaaaaaacaaattcattaacAATTTATCACCTAACACCAAAGAAGATTTTAACAATTTACTCCTACAACTTTCGGTTCTTCtaacatattattatttaagGGATCATTTTTGGACTGTTTTACATCTtcgtttaaattcgacttcaatataTTCAACTCTTCATCGTTTGGAACGATGCCCAACTTCTCTATAGGAGACGTTACGTAGATTCGGTATTGAATAGTTTTGCTTCTAAACATGCTATATTTGTTGTCAAAAGTTActatatctgaaacaaatagaaattaataagtACAAGGTGGGGCTGAATTACGGAGGTGAGGTCTAACTGGTACTGGTTTTTCGTATGGGGTGTTCtacttatacagggtgtttcaaaaaaaggtgatcctgTCTTTGGACAGATGTAAAACGGGAAAATATTTGGGGTCTGCtcagtaaaaaaaaattggggAGAGTACGGTCTCCGTAGTGCCGCGATTTGGCTTAATTgggccaaaataaatcgaaaatgaagaatgaaatctTGCTTTGTTTTCGAAATATCCATACTtaaagtttttgaatatttgttcaaaattcgctttacccattattttttaaatattataatgtgTTGCCTGTTCTtcgaaatgaatgaaaataaacaggttctggacgtatccttgtGGCTtgttttcccagaagttaaaaagaacattttgaagatcatctagtgttcttattggtgccggatgttgctgaataatagagccaccaccaaagctttcagtatgacaaaaattaacctgatcgtgacgttcaccacgtcgcctatatacgcctatctgatgaatacagacaaaatcttgattcatccgtgaataaaatattggaccaatcttgaatattccaatttgcgtattctcgagcaaattccaatcttgctactcgatgttctctggtaagacgtggacctctagctgacactctggctcgtatacctgcttctctcagcctatttcgaactgtttgtaggcttattctGACATTACGCCGTTAACctttcttggtagcgaataacaactctggatatggtgctttgttgaactccaattaccccggcgacgtatctttgactgcggcTATCTTCTATGAGCGCGGCTTCTTCATTCatcacatgtcttgttaaacgttgaaGCACATcctttattaacaaaataaatttgaattttcactatacaataacacaatttgtttagaaagttctcgatctcaatgcattctccaagacagaaatgatttactcgagcatttttgcttccaaaaaaatttgtaagaaattgtgatatttttttgcccatgataagaaaccagaaatatctattaagttgatacaaacacagattgtcccaaaaaactaaaattaagtattaaaaatatcctaaaataccagtgatgcgataataGCAAAATCAACCATTTTTGCTCTACtctgtgatgaatataacttaacatacgataaatacataaataatttttgttgttcatAAAGAATTGTCCGTTGTTtgtcattatttataaaataaaaaaatatttactgataatttgaagatttaattagtaatttaatataaaaatatcctctttcgagcaaaaagtacgttctgaatgctttcaaaagttatttatttaggttaggttaggtagtaTTTTTATGTGTAActcatttctataataaataaataaaaaaaattgtgtttaaaccaccactacaccaacattcacaattacgctgtctgatgcgcgtttcgataaccaagtgatcgttttcagagactgatAACTTtattatcgaaacgcgagtcaggcagtgtaattgtgagtgttggagTAGTGGTgttgtaaacagtgtattcagtatgaatatcgccaacggttccagaaattgcAACTTAGAGATAACttatgttataaaatattaaaataaaaattttttattgcgtAATTCAAGTAaatactcaaatattttttgtgcatATTTTATTGGTGTATTTTGTTGAAACTTACATGTTGCTGGTGCTTGGCACGCTATAGCACCGCTTTCGTCCATCTGATGCGATGCGACTCTCCTATGACGCACCACAGGACTCTCAACTCCATTTTCGTCTTGTAAAGTAATTCCAAATTTGATATCGTGCTCATCGGTTCTGAAGTCCCACCTGAAGTAAAGATATAATATCTCACATTTATCGAAGAAAAGTTATTAGGAAGGTaagtttttatacaaatgaTTATGCATTGATCCAGCAACTGCACATTTAGctaaatttttaatgtattgaagtaaattatacagagttcaaataaatttgaaaactaaCAGAAGAGATTTGTGTGTTTGAATGGAATTTtctgaacaaaaattttattgactTACTTACACGTATACGTTCTCGCTTCTAACAATAGATGATTCAGTAAAAAAATTGGTGTATCGTTTAacttactttttatataaaacagaatgttctattttgcatttttgttatcctattttggtatttttaattaaattaacttttttttacaaatgtcGTAAGACAACAACCACACTTTATTTAAATGGCACAATTCTTGAGACAATTGGTATTCAAATAATAGATGTTGCTAATGACAAAGTTATTGTGAACATATAGGTACAAAGTGATATGGttgaaatgattgaaaattgattattatgtGTTGAAAGATGGAAAATTAACACAATATATAACGTTTGATGACAGTGAGCTGGGTAGCCCTCACtttattatgtttctaaatcttcagAATTTACTTTTCCAACTTCATCATAATCAGCTTGagtttcaaaacaaatttttttggaattggttctttcaaaatttgaaactaaaactggcattaattgaaaatttagaaaacaaattagtttcagcaacaaaataaaataaacaaattttccaaatattatctATCAAAACTCTTCTAATGTCGATTGCAGCAAACTCCGTCTCGACATACAATATCCGGCcattttggatttttaaatttgaatacaccaacttttttagaaacattaccTTAATAATACACTGGCCGACAAGATTTTCCGTAATACAAGGgagacctttatttttaaaatggaaatacctgtccaataatagaaaaaatatttataagccttagcacgtaccacttttcaatagctcaAATATCCTTGTTTACATTAGCatgtaggtaattttataaaggggcggttaatatacagtgcttttcagataaaagtatccacctttaataacttttgtaatactggtatttagaaaaaatccaaaaacacgtcaatttatgttggaaggggcaagcattatggcttatttaaacttactggaaaagccaccccctcactcctagcagcatcccctttatttttttaaattacttgtcatattttttatgtaaaatttggatactcctctttgagctgatttcaaaaatgtataatacttgtaggttaaagtggttagtttatgagataaacaatttttcttttaagagcacaaattttacttattatttactttcaccttatttgcctgtactaaaatgggttgtacaacagttcaaactctttaatctttttagctgtgctatttattatgaagttacaataagtgttcaaaatgagtaccattcacttccatacaactgtataatctattttgaaatgcctctctgacattgcttaatacggctggatttaattgtcgacatgcATTTTCTATCCtgtctcgtaaatcatccagagattctgattgggtagcataaacttttgtttttaaatacccccataaaaagaagtctaggggtgttaaatccggtgacctaggtggccactccatcatctgcccccttctacctatccaacgagcggggaatgtttcgtttaaaaattgtcggacaggcatagcatagtgtgggggagctccgtcttgttgaaataccagtaaatcttcggaaaggttatcatcattttctattattgttgtaatacgtgggtcaaccccttccctgagtaactcaagatatgattcaccatttaaatttccgttgatgaagaaaggtccgacaatgtggtcacctaggataccacaccaaacgtttaacttttggggatgttgtgtatggaattcacgcataatatgtggatcactttcagcccaatatctacaattatgcctacttcctaagccatttaatgaccatgagcattcatcagaaaagcaaatattgtttaacaattgtggattgttattgataatttgcgtcattgattcgcaaaactctagacgacgatcaaaatcatcttcattcaactcgtgcaccaacttaactttgtatgggtggtacttgaatttatgtagaactcggaaaactgtagaagatgaaacaccgatcgctctacttattgttgacaacgattggggttgttgagcctctaagctgacttgccctaaaattgccacttggattgcttcgttatttacgagtccctctcgcttatgcactttattgcaaacagaccctgttgtggtaaatttctccatcagttgaattacatacttatgagttgcatgtcttccgtcatgtaattcgttaaatattctagcagcagctcttgcacaattattattttggtagtataaacctacaatttcaattctttcttgcaaagagtaaaccatttcagagaaacaaaataaataatgtatcaaattacactatcaatagtgactacaaattctagttgacaatgtcaaactttaataaaaagtagagttttttgttgtttggattttttaagtagaataaatagcacagttaaaaagattaaggagtttgaactgttgtacaacccattttagtacaggcaaataagatgaaagtaaataataagtaaaatttgtgctcttaaaagaaaaattgtttatctaataaactaaccactttaacctacaagtattatacatttttgaaatcagctcaaagaggagtatccaaattttacataaaaaatatgacaagtaatttaaaaaaataaaggggatgctgctaggagtgagggggtggcttttccagtaagtttaaataagccataatgcttgccccttccaacataaattgacgtgtttttggattttttctaaataccagtattacaaaagttattaaaggtggatacttttatctgaaaagcactgtatgtAAATTTTATGGCCGGAAAAAGacctgaactgtattattcagaataataaacataaaaataaattagtattctgttgagtttcatagtaagtggttctctgttcatagtgcaaaaagGATTAAAATGTCGAGTTAAACGCGCCGCAgttgcaaaattttttttaaattttgctatatttgtgaAGAATTTATAGTGAAATCGCAAGCAATTGccgaaaatgtggaaaaagcCTTCTTTAATTCTTTTGGTAGTTTAATTGAagaccaagacaagcagtgCCCCCCCCGTGCGTGCTGTGTTAGTTATACCGTGTCATTGGTGCAGTGGATGAATGGGAAGAAAAAAAACATGCCTTTTAcaattccaatggtatggcgGAAACCTACTAATCATTTTAACgactgctatttttgtctaatGAAGACTGAAGGTTATTCTAAAAAAGGAAAGCACAAAATCGAGTATTCAAATTTGGCGTCTGCTTTACGACTTGTTccccataacgaagatttaTCAGTAACGATTGCGCCtttagatccgcaaaatattgttttagaagatactggaaacaacgtatcatcaggaagctccgaagaacaatgcaccgactctatttttactccaagtaccagttccggcgagacacatttgattgttcaaagtgagttTATGGTTTAGCtcgtgatttggggttatctgacattttttcctgaaaatttaggAGCTGTCAGTGAAAGGTTCCACTAAGATATTAGAACTATGGAAATTCGGTATTAAACTTGATGGGATTCCGCCATGATGGGTGATTGCAACTCCtcagaaaaggaaaaaatagagCTAGTTGATATTTGaagtgatttttgtttttaatagatgtgaggcacttttattagatgtaaactataaatattgtcaatatatacgattcaaaaacgtgaaataatttttttaataaatattaaatattttaccaatgaatatggttctataaatgtaacataaaaaccttacctgttacaattatttttttcatattttcgtatttgcaTAGGTCCATTCATCACAATATGATATTCATTCTTGTCTTActacaatacattttttttgtcgaccagtgtAATCGAACTAACTACGTATCGAGCACCTCGTTGTCGCATATTTATTCTACATCGAACATGTCCACACTATCGTGAGGAGCTGTCGAGAAGCAAGCGGGCGGTACAAAAATAGAGGAAGCGCTTGCTTTGTTATATATTCCAGAGATAAATCTGCACACAAGTAGTGTGAccttttacaataattttattgctaaaaacattttgatatgcGATAGAAAAGCGATCGAATTCCATTAGAGTGGCAGGAGACCGGCGACGTCAAATGCATTGTTATACTTGAGTTGGTAGTAGGCGACGACGCGGTTGTACCGCTTATTACTGATGTACCAAAGACCGTAACTAAACTAATGATGTTAGATGTTATgtttatttagtgaaaaaaatgttaaccaAAACATATTCACGGATAATTCACGCGATCAGGACTGCTCTCCACACTTAGAATAAACTGGCGTTTCTTACATCagattaattatataaattatgaataattatgcacaattactattacaaaaatatacaatatgaaCGTGAAGTTTGGAATACCTactttttttaatgattatgTATAGCCTCTTATTACTAACACCGAATACAGAAATCGAAAGATAGTATGTGtattgaaacattaaaataaaatcttcattttctactTCAAGAAACACATTTCtcggcgggtgtaatttgggcgctaaccatccttctttacctgtctgaccaagaagggtagataatccgacatgtattttcggcgctaagaagtgcaggtaggtcgagtcataaaataacccaatagagggaaagcTGATAGATTTTTATGTAGGTACttaacatattttggaaataccCAGTAGATAGAGGGTTGACTAGTTTTCTTACCTAAGATCAGATTCAGTTGTTGTGTCGTATAGGTACTTTACATTATTGAAATGGCTCAAATAGTGAAAAGTTCGCGTGGTAAAACTCTTCTAATCTTAGAAAATTTTGCGTTTTTTAACGataaagttttgaaaagtgGAGAATTGTATTGGAGGTGCGTGAAAAAGAAAGTAAAATGTTCTGCCAACGTATTTACTGTTGGTCCTGAATTTAcaatttcgagaaaaaatttaaatcacaaCCATGAAGCAGACGAGAAGAAATTAAATAGGACAATACTTTCAAATTCTTGTAAACGCAAGACAGAGGATGATATATCCGAAAAACCAGCTTATTCGCAGGGAATTGAGTTCCAATTTGCCACAGACCATGACAATGACCGATGTAGAATATGTacgaagaaatatttataattataggCGCAAGTTGTTACCAGGACCACTACCTAAAAATATAACGGAAGTGCATAGTGCAGTGGAAAAATTAAATCCTAAAACAGGAAAAGGTGAATGCTTTTTGTACATTAACAGTCCTGAAcataatattattgtattttcttgtGACAGTAACATTCGTGTAATGTGtgatatgaacattttttacatGGACGGTACATTTTCTTATTccgcaaaatattttttaca is from Diorhabda sublineata isolate icDioSubl1.1 chromosome 1, icDioSubl1.1, whole genome shotgun sequence and encodes:
- the LOC130452424 gene encoding thioredoxin domain-containing protein 17-like — translated: MLLRFARKYSNIKMVQTHVVQGYEKFQEFFKNFDSQGQKIHVLFSSPRKEDNTSWCTYCVRAWPVIDQELEKTDPNSHFVRVEVGDMPVWKDPTCPFRHDPKTKLRVLPTLMRWEGPQRLEGEQCDKADLVNMLLNEDDD
- the LOC130452423 gene encoding thioredoxin domain-containing protein 17-like encodes the protein MVQHHHIEGYENFVSFIEDFKPEGDLVIYFSGTKEENTGESWCDDCQRAWPVISKVLKTANPMLNFVYVEVGDRPTWKDPNCPFRKNPSTKLMVLPTLMKWNTPKRLNGDQCEKEELVKMLFSEDDDDD